One window from the genome of Rhodocyclaceae bacterium encodes:
- a CDS encoding prolipoprotein diacylglyceryl transferase encodes MFVFPDFDPIAIQVGPLAIRWYGLMYLLAFGLFLGLGKQRAKAEPRWGIAPSQVDDLLFYGVLGVVLGGRLGYILFYKPGEYLADPISVLYVWQGGMSFHGGLCGVLVATWLYARSIGMRWLQVTDFVAPLVPLGLAAGRMGNFINGELWGRPTDVPWGMVFPHVDHLARHPSQLYQFALEGVALYAVLAWLSRKPQPCGLVSGMFLAGYALFRFLAEFAREPDAFLGTLGFGLTMGQWLSLPMAAVGIAMVAVAMRRPGEPAKP; translated from the coding sequence ATGTTCGTCTTTCCGGATTTCGACCCGATCGCCATTCAGGTCGGCCCCCTTGCAATCCGCTGGTACGGGCTGATGTACCTGCTCGCGTTCGGGCTGTTCCTCGGCCTGGGCAAGCAGCGGGCGAAGGCCGAGCCGCGCTGGGGCATCGCGCCGTCGCAGGTCGACGATCTGCTCTTCTACGGCGTGCTGGGCGTGGTGCTCGGTGGTCGGCTCGGTTACATCCTGTTCTACAAGCCGGGCGAGTATCTGGCCGACCCGATCAGCGTTCTCTACGTGTGGCAGGGCGGCATGTCGTTTCATGGCGGCCTGTGCGGCGTGCTGGTGGCAACCTGGCTGTATGCCCGATCGATCGGCATGCGCTGGCTGCAGGTCACCGATTTCGTCGCGCCGCTGGTGCCGCTGGGCCTGGCCGCAGGCCGGATGGGCAACTTCATCAACGGCGAGTTGTGGGGGCGTCCGACCGACGTGCCGTGGGGGATGGTTTTCCCGCATGTCGACCATCTGGCGCGCCATCCGTCGCAGCTCTACCAGTTCGCGCTGGAGGGCGTGGCGCTGTATGCAGTGCTGGCGTGGCTGTCGCGCAAGCCGCAGCCGTGCGGCCTGGTGTCCGGCATGTTCCTCGCCGGCTATGCGCTGTTCCGGTTCCTTGCCGAGTTCGCGCGCGAGCCCGATGCGTTCCTCGGCACGCTCGGCTTCGGGCTGACCATGGGACAGTGGCTCAGCCTGCCGATGGCAGCCGTGGGCATCGCGATGGTCGCGGTGGCAATGCGCCGGCCCGGCGAACCGGCCAAGCCTTAG